In the Elioraea tepida genome, one interval contains:
- the holA gene encoding DNA polymerase III subunit delta, whose product MKPDARRIEAFLADPGRTRGILLYGPDEGLVRERAEALVRLAAGSLDDPFRVSDLRRDQAAADPGLIAGEMAALSLTGGRRAVRLREATDGLAAAIEAALAVPGDTLLVVEAGELPARSKLRTLFERSPVAAAIPCYADAGATLRQVIASTLAEAQVTADPEAVAWLADHLGADRALTRAELAKLALQAGPGGRVTVAEARAAVGDHAGLGLEDALFAATAGEIAAADRALGLAFEEGAQPVQVVRAALRHMQRLHLALAEGLGALSPREAAARARPPVFFRHEGSWARALGAWTEDRAAAACDRLLAAERACKTTGAPDALIAARAVLDLARTARGAARERG is encoded by the coding sequence GTGAAACCCGACGCGCGCCGTATCGAGGCCTTCCTTGCCGACCCGGGCCGAACCCGAGGCATCCTCCTCTACGGCCCGGACGAGGGGCTCGTGCGCGAGCGGGCGGAGGCGCTGGTTCGTCTCGCCGCCGGCAGCCTCGACGACCCGTTCCGCGTCTCCGACCTCCGCCGCGACCAGGCAGCGGCCGACCCGGGCCTGATCGCCGGCGAGATGGCGGCCCTGTCTCTCACGGGCGGGCGTCGGGCGGTCCGGCTGCGCGAGGCGACCGACGGGCTCGCCGCAGCGATCGAGGCGGCGCTTGCCGTTCCGGGCGACACGCTTCTCGTGGTCGAGGCCGGGGAGCTTCCCGCGCGCTCGAAGCTCCGCACCCTGTTCGAGCGCTCGCCCGTCGCCGCGGCGATCCCCTGCTACGCCGACGCTGGGGCGACGCTGCGGCAGGTGATCGCCTCGACGCTGGCAGAGGCCCAGGTGACGGCTGATCCGGAGGCCGTCGCCTGGCTTGCCGACCATCTCGGCGCCGACCGGGCGCTGACCCGCGCCGAGCTTGCCAAGCTCGCGCTTCAGGCGGGCCCCGGGGGGCGGGTGACGGTGGCGGAGGCCCGCGCGGCCGTCGGCGACCATGCCGGTCTCGGCCTCGAGGATGCGCTGTTCGCCGCGACGGCGGGGGAGATCGCCGCGGCCGACCGGGCGCTTGGCCTCGCCTTCGAGGAGGGCGCGCAGCCGGTGCAGGTGGTTCGCGCAGCGCTTCGGCACATGCAGCGGCTTCATCTGGCACTGGCGGAGGGGCTGGGCGCTCTTTCGCCGCGGGAGGCGGCGGCGCGAGCGCGCCCGCCGGTGTTCTTCCGCCACGAGGGGTCTTGGGCGCGCGCTCTCGGCGCCTGGACGGAGGACCGCGCGGCCGCCGCCTGCGACCGCCTGCTCGCCGCCGAGCGTGCCTGCAAGACCACTGGAGCGCCGGATGCCCTGATCGCCGCCCGGGCCGTGCTCGACCTCGCCCGCACCGCGCGGGGGGCAGCGCGCGAGCGCGGCTGA
- the asnB gene encoding asparagine synthase (glutamine-hydrolyzing), producing the protein MCGLVGFLSPGGFGDAASAIRTVEMMRDRIVHRGPDDAGTWLDAEAGLAFGFRRLSIMDLSPAGHQPMLSACGRYVIVFNGEIYNFGDLRDELEAARGGPHSWRGHSDTEVLLEAVAEWGVEATLRRTNGMFALAVWDRAERTLWLGRDRIGKKPLYYGWAGDSFLFGSELKALAAHPRFEAAISAEAVNDFLQLGYTLGPRTIFAATRRLPQGTMLRLDAAAAAARSLPEPRPYWSLREVALAGLEAQAAGRTASIEELEALLKDAVARRLVADVPVGAFLSGGIDSSLVTAVMAEVAPSKVRSFAIGFDVEGWDEARFARPIAAHLGTRHEELYLGKADILEATKAIPRLFDEPFADDSAIPTYLLCRMARCEVTVALSGDGGDEFFAGYTPRYAGAIRLMQLARLLPEPLRALGARLSEALAPTVGGVAGNRQARRMRLLARLLGAPAPEAFNAALMSPMLGLEGLFARHGGGPHPLDAPEYRLGRSGPLDRMCFADQMSFLVDDILTKVDRASMAVSLEVRCPLLDWRILELSWRFPAGQKLAGEIGKRPLRELLYKRVPRELIDRPKQGFAAPVHAWLLTDLRDWAEALLSREALARHGLFDAAACRKLWESFAHRGRGWDRAIWNLLMFQAWHAELAPRASSDLRLAA; encoded by the coding sequence ATGTGCGGCCTCGTCGGCTTTCTCTCCCCGGGCGGGTTCGGCGACGCGGCCTCGGCCATCCGCACGGTCGAGATGATGCGCGACCGGATCGTCCATCGCGGCCCCGACGACGCCGGCACCTGGCTTGACGCCGAAGCGGGTCTCGCTTTCGGCTTCCGGCGCCTCTCGATCATGGACCTCTCGCCGGCCGGGCACCAGCCTATGCTGTCGGCGTGCGGCCGCTACGTCATCGTGTTCAACGGCGAGATCTACAATTTCGGCGACCTCCGCGACGAGCTCGAGGCAGCCCGCGGCGGCCCCCATTCTTGGCGCGGCCATTCCGATACCGAAGTGCTGCTCGAGGCGGTGGCCGAGTGGGGGGTCGAGGCGACGCTGCGGCGCACCAACGGCATGTTCGCCCTCGCGGTGTGGGACCGTGCCGAGCGCACCCTCTGGCTCGGCCGCGACCGGATCGGCAAGAAGCCGCTCTACTACGGCTGGGCCGGAGACAGTTTCCTGTTCGGCTCCGAGCTCAAGGCGCTCGCGGCGCATCCGCGGTTCGAGGCCGCGATCTCGGCCGAGGCCGTGAACGACTTCCTGCAGCTCGGCTACACGCTCGGGCCGCGCACGATCTTCGCCGCGACGCGCAGGCTGCCGCAGGGGACGATGCTCCGGCTCGACGCCGCTGCCGCCGCCGCGCGCTCCCTGCCCGAGCCGCGCCCCTACTGGAGCCTGCGCGAGGTCGCGCTTGCCGGGCTCGAGGCCCAGGCGGCCGGGCGCACCGCCTCGATCGAGGAACTCGAGGCGCTCTTGAAGGACGCGGTGGCGCGACGACTCGTGGCCGACGTCCCGGTCGGCGCCTTCCTCTCAGGCGGAATCGACTCGAGCCTCGTCACCGCGGTGATGGCGGAGGTCGCGCCAAGCAAGGTGCGCAGCTTCGCCATCGGCTTCGACGTCGAGGGCTGGGACGAGGCGCGTTTCGCCCGGCCGATCGCCGCGCATCTCGGCACCCGCCACGAGGAGCTCTATCTCGGCAAGGCCGACATCCTCGAGGCGACGAAGGCGATCCCTCGCCTGTTCGACGAGCCCTTCGCCGACGACAGCGCGATCCCGACCTATCTCTTGTGCCGCATGGCGCGGTGCGAGGTCACGGTCGCGCTTTCCGGCGATGGCGGGGACGAGTTCTTCGCCGGGTACACGCCGCGCTATGCGGGGGCGATCCGCCTGATGCAGCTTGCCCGCCTGCTGCCGGAGCCGCTGCGCGCGCTCGGCGCGCGCCTGTCGGAGGCGCTCGCCCCGACGGTCGGCGGGGTCGCGGGCAATCGCCAGGCGCGGCGCATGCGCCTCCTCGCGCGGCTCCTCGGCGCGCCGGCGCCGGAGGCGTTCAACGCCGCGCTGATGTCGCCGATGCTCGGCCTCGAGGGCCTGTTCGCGCGTCACGGCGGCGGGCCACACCCGCTCGACGCTCCCGAATACCGGCTCGGACGTTCCGGCCCGCTCGACCGGATGTGCTTCGCCGACCAGATGAGCTTCCTCGTCGATGACATCCTCACCAAGGTCGATCGCGCGAGCATGGCCGTTTCCCTCGAGGTGCGCTGCCCGCTGCTTGACTGGCGTATCCTCGAGCTCTCCTGGCGCTTTCCCGCCGGCCAGAAGCTCGCGGGCGAGATCGGCAAGCGGCCGCTGCGCGAGCTTCTCTACAAGCGCGTGCCGCGCGAGCTGATCGACCGGCCGAAGCAGGGCTTCGCCGCGCCGGTGCATGCCTGGCTTCTGACAGATCTGCGCGACTGGGCGGAAGCGCTGCTGAGCCGCGAGGCGCTCGCCCGCCACGGCCTGTTCGACGCCGCCGCCTGCCGGAAGCTCTGGGAGAGCTTCGCGCATCGCGGCCGCGGCTGGGACCGCGCCATCTGGAACCTCCTGATGTTCCAGGCCTGGCACGCCGAGCTCGCGCCTCGGGCCTCGAGCGACCTCCGCCTCGCCGCCTGA
- a CDS encoding glycosyltransferase, whose translation MLAFTTVFPSATRPQHGLFVLERLRACARAAEIEVIAPRPFHDRLPAPRRETIAGLAVEHPTFWYTPRVGKALDGLALYLSSIGTARRVAARFRPDVIDAHFGYPDGFAAALLARRLRLPLVVTLRGTEPLVSAASMLRRRALAWAFGQARRIIAVSHPLADYARTLLSGRPGDRTPPVTVIANGVDTVRFAPRPAAEARRALGLPAEGRLIVSVGHLSPRKGFQRVLRVLPDLVAAMPDLRFAIVGGPGAETNNEAELRALAAQPALQGRVIFAGATPAERVATWLNAADLFVLASDYEGCPNVVWEALASGLPVVATKVGEVERMVPRFAGQLIDRADDLPALRAALAASLAGGHDRGAIRAWAEKHGWEGVAARVLEEWTEAAAAEPRPAASLAGWGTAA comes from the coding sequence GTGCTTGCGTTCACGACCGTGTTTCCCTCCGCCACCCGTCCGCAGCACGGGCTGTTCGTGCTCGAGCGCCTGCGCGCCTGCGCCCGCGCGGCGGAGATCGAGGTGATCGCGCCGCGCCCGTTCCATGACCGCCTGCCTGCGCCGCGCCGGGAGACGATCGCCGGTCTTGCCGTCGAGCACCCGACCTTCTGGTACACCCCGCGGGTGGGCAAGGCGCTCGACGGCCTCGCTCTCTATCTGTCGTCGATCGGCACCGCCCGCCGGGTCGCGGCCAGGTTCCGGCCCGACGTGATCGACGCGCATTTCGGCTACCCCGACGGCTTCGCCGCCGCCCTGCTCGCTCGCAGGCTCCGCCTGCCGCTCGTGGTGACGCTGCGCGGCACCGAGCCGCTCGTCAGCGCCGCGAGCATGCTCCGTCGTCGGGCGCTCGCCTGGGCCTTCGGGCAGGCCCGGCGGATCATCGCCGTCTCGCACCCTCTCGCCGACTATGCGCGAACGCTGCTGTCCGGCCGGCCGGGAGACCGGACGCCACCGGTGACCGTGATCGCCAACGGCGTCGACACCGTCCGCTTCGCACCGCGCCCGGCGGCGGAGGCCCGGCGCGCCCTCGGACTGCCGGCCGAGGGAAGGCTGATCGTCTCGGTCGGCCACCTGTCGCCGCGCAAGGGGTTCCAGCGCGTGCTCCGCGTTCTGCCCGATCTCGTGGCCGCGATGCCCGACCTCCGCTTCGCGATCGTCGGCGGGCCCGGTGCGGAGACGAACAACGAGGCGGAGCTGCGCGCCCTCGCGGCGCAGCCTGCGCTGCAGGGGCGGGTGATCTTCGCCGGTGCCACGCCCGCCGAGCGCGTCGCCACCTGGCTGAACGCCGCCGATCTGTTCGTGCTCGCCTCCGACTACGAAGGCTGTCCGAACGTGGTGTGGGAGGCGCTCGCCTCCGGCCTGCCGGTGGTGGCCACGAAGGTGGGGGAGGTCGAGCGCATGGTGCCCCGCTTCGCCGGCCAGCTGATCGACCGGGCCGACGATCTTCCCGCCCTGCGCGCGGCGCTCGCCGCCTCGCTTGCAGGCGGGCACGACCGGGGGGCGATCCGCGCCTGGGCGGAGAAGCACGGGTGGGAGGGTGTTGCCGCCCGCGTCCTCGAGGAATGGACGGAGGCCGCTGCGGCGGAACCGCGCCCGGCCGCCTCCCTTGCCGGATGGGGAACAGCCGCATGA
- a CDS encoding methyltransferase domain-containing protein, translated as MRPRLLDILCCPACRSPLDLHAIKEERRPITDPAQAARCAGGRERYEREVIEGFLRCTGCPLVFPVIAGVPRLIRNAYEEYESFFFRNQEALGGLAGTAEMLKRLGATDPAIFDRRSNESFGRQWQEYQYEDKTWFKDDLALRKGEFLYAMDLTEEELRGSLVLDAGCGNGKLTAAIAAYGAEIVGMDLSRSIERAAENAERNAGADAPFIHFVQGNILEPPFLPESFDHIHTSGVLHHTPDTWRAFASFLALGKPGAHVYVQLYRVREAWVGLPNRMIRAITTRLPVEVTWKLCWHLVPLHTLAVRIVAALRGEKTPITQANRRERAVSLFDNYSPPYQYRYHPHEVEAKFKEAGLEAVKDVTFANEARHMVAFVGRKPERLVEPLTLARAS; from the coding sequence ATGAGACCTCGCCTTCTCGACATCCTCTGCTGCCCGGCGTGCCGGTCGCCGCTCGATCTGCATGCGATCAAAGAGGAGCGTCGGCCGATCACCGATCCGGCCCAGGCCGCGCGCTGCGCGGGCGGGCGCGAGCGCTACGAGCGCGAGGTGATCGAGGGGTTCCTGCGCTGCACCGGCTGCCCGCTCGTCTTTCCCGTCATCGCCGGCGTGCCGCGCCTGATCCGGAACGCCTACGAGGAATACGAGTCGTTCTTCTTCCGCAACCAGGAGGCGCTCGGGGGGCTCGCCGGCACGGCGGAGATGCTGAAGCGGCTCGGCGCGACCGACCCGGCCATCTTCGATCGCCGAAGCAACGAGAGTTTCGGGCGGCAGTGGCAGGAATACCAGTACGAGGACAAGACCTGGTTCAAGGACGACCTCGCCCTGCGCAAGGGCGAGTTCCTCTACGCGATGGACCTTACAGAGGAAGAGTTGCGCGGCAGCCTCGTGCTCGACGCCGGCTGCGGCAACGGCAAGCTCACCGCCGCCATCGCCGCCTACGGCGCCGAGATCGTCGGCATGGACCTCTCCCGGAGCATCGAGCGCGCCGCCGAGAACGCCGAGCGCAATGCCGGGGCGGACGCGCCGTTCATCCACTTCGTCCAGGGCAACATTCTCGAGCCGCCCTTCCTGCCCGAGAGCTTCGACCACATCCACACCTCCGGCGTGCTGCACCACACGCCCGACACCTGGCGCGCCTTCGCGAGCTTCCTCGCCCTCGGCAAGCCGGGAGCGCATGTCTATGTGCAGCTCTACCGCGTCCGCGAGGCCTGGGTGGGACTCCCCAACCGGATGATCCGCGCGATCACCACCCGCCTGCCGGTGGAGGTGACGTGGAAGCTGTGCTGGCACCTCGTGCCGCTGCATACGCTCGCGGTGCGCATCGTCGCGGCGCTGCGGGGCGAGAAGACCCCGATCACCCAGGCGAACCGGCGCGAGAGGGCCGTGTCGCTGTTCGACAACTACAGCCCGCCCTATCAGTACCGCTACCACCCGCACGAGGTTGAGGCGAAGTTCAAGGAGGCGGGCCTCGAGGCCGTGAAGGACGTCACGTTCGCGAACGAGGCGCGCCACATGGTCGCCTTCGTCGGGCGCAAGCCCGAGCGCCTCGTCGAGCCGTTGACGCTCGCCCGCGCGTCCTGA